The genome window ATCGGTCTCGGGCTTACAGACGCAAGTGAGTCGCATATCTCGCTCTTCGACCTCCTCATCGCTGAGTACCAGGTTCATGTCCATCTGTGCCTCACCACCCTTCAGAATACCTGTACAGACGTTACAGGTGCCCGACCGGCACTGCGAGGCCCACTTGAGATCGTTGGCTTCGGCGGACCGAAGCAACGTCTCGTCGCGGTCGACGTCCATCTTGCCGTAATTCAGGTCGTTCAGGTCGAGCGCAGCTGCCTTTTCGAAGAGTTCGTCGTCGTCGATACTCCAACCGTTCTCGACGACCGTTCGGTAGTTGAGGTACTCAACCTCCGCCGGCGGTAGATCCTCCTTCTCTTCCTCGGCCTGCTCGACTCCCGGACCGACCGCAGGGAGCTGAATGTCCATGTCACTGGGTTGCACGGAGCGCAATTAAATTTTTGCCACGTACGGCCACTCAGTCGTAAATTGTAATCTCCACAGTCGGGTACTGTTATGGAAGTTGCAAGGCTAAAACTTGCCCTTCAGGGCGGGGAGGATGTCAACTCGACGAGATGCGATCGATATCACTTCCACGTGACTTCTCCCACGACTAAAGTCGTGGGTTTCCCTCACTGAGGGTCAGGCCCACGTCGTCTGGGGAGTTCGCAGGTTCCATCTCGCCGTTGGTTCCCTTGAGTACGACCTGCGTTTCGGGCTGAGCCACAACAGCCCCCACCGTCGATAGCGGACTCTGAATGTTCTTACCGACGGCTCGTTTACCAATGTTCGTCGCCCCGTTCTTATCGCCGTTGTCGTCCAGTCCACAGTCGTGGCACTCGACTCGACCCTGCACCTCCCGACTCGTGTTCTGCGACCCACATCGCCAACACGTCACAGACGTGTCGTACTCCTTCACCGGGATACACTCACGTCCATCGAGATGGGCTTTGTACGTGAGGATGT of Halomarina pelagica contains these proteins:
- the fer gene encoding ferredoxin Fer, coding for MDIQLPAVGPGVEQAEEEKEDLPPAEVEYLNYRTVVENGWSIDDDELFEKAAALDLNDLNYGKMDVDRDETLLRSAEANDLKWASQCRSGTCNVCTGILKGGEAQMDMNLVLSDEEVEERDMRLTCVCKPETDTLRIIFNAAPEVAKSRNPGHEGDTASGSDD